The proteins below come from a single Burkholderia contaminans genomic window:
- a CDS encoding sugar dehydrogenase complex small subunit, with translation MHNDNTPHSRRTGDAAVTGITRRQWLQGALALTAAGLTGSLALRALADDPGTAPLDTFMTLSEAVTGKKGLSRVLGQRFLQALQKGSFKTADSLPQLAGALASGSLNPDQEALALKILEAWYLGIVDNVVITYEEALMFSVVSDTLVIPSYCPNKPGFWAEKPIERQA, from the coding sequence ATGCACAACGACAACACTCCCCACTCGCGTCGCACAGGCGACGCAGCCGTAACAGGCATCACACGACGTCAATGGCTGCAGGGCGCACTGGCGCTGACGGCGGCGGGCCTCACCGGCTCGCTGGCGTTGCGGGCCCTGGCCGACGATCCCGGCACCGCGCCGCTCGATACGTTCATGACGCTCTCCGAAGCAGTGACAGGCAAGAAGGGGCTGAGCCGCGTGCTCGGCCAGCGCTTCCTGCAGGCATTGCAGAAGGGTTCGTTCAAGACGGCCGACAGCCTGCCGCAACTCGCCGGCGCACTCGCGTCCGGTTCGCTGAATCCCGATCAGGAAGCGCTCGCGCTGAAGATTCTTGAAGCGTGGTATCTCGGTATCGTCGATAACGTCGTGATTACCTACGAAGAAGCATTAATGTTCAGCGTCGTATCCGATACGCTCGTGATCCCGTCGTATTGCCCCAACAAACCCGGCTTCTGGGCCGAAAAACCGATCGAGAGGCAAGCCTGA
- a CDS encoding GMC family oxidoreductase, whose protein sequence is MADTDTQKADVVVVGSGVAGAIVAHQLAMAGKSVILLEAGPRMPRWEIVERFRNQVDKTDFMAPYPSSAWAPHPEYGPPNDYLVLKGEHKFNSQYIRAVGGTTWHWAASAWRFIPNDFKMKTVYGVGRDWPIQYDDLEHYYQRAEEELGVWGPGPEEDLYSPRKEPYPMPPLPLSFNEQTIKSALNGYDPKFHVVTEPVARNSRPYDGRPTCCGNNNCMPICPIGAMYNGIVHVEKAELAGAKLIDSAVVYKLETGPDKRITAAVYKDKTGADHRVEGKYFVIAANGIETPKILLMSANRDFPNGVANSSDMVGRNLMDHPGTGVSFYANEKLWPGRGPQEMTSLIGFRDGPFRATEAAKKIHLSNMSRINQETQKIFKGGKLMKPEELDAQIRDRSARYVQFDCFHEILPQPENRIVPSKTATDAIGIPRPEITYAIDDYVKRGAVHTREVYATAAKVLGGTEVVFNDEFAPNNHITGATIMGADARDSVVDKDCRTFDHPNLFISSSSTMPTVGTVNVTLTIAALALRMSDTLKKEV, encoded by the coding sequence ATGGCCGATACCGATACGCAAAAGGCCGACGTCGTCGTCGTCGGATCGGGTGTCGCAGGCGCGATCGTTGCACACCAGCTCGCGATGGCGGGCAAGTCCGTGATCCTGCTGGAAGCCGGCCCGCGCATGCCGCGCTGGGAAATCGTCGAGCGCTTCCGCAACCAGGTCGACAAGACCGATTTCATGGCGCCGTATCCGTCGAGCGCATGGGCGCCGCATCCGGAATACGGCCCGCCGAACGACTACCTGGTCCTGAAGGGCGAGCACAAGTTCAACTCGCAGTACATCCGCGCGGTGGGCGGCACGACGTGGCACTGGGCCGCATCGGCGTGGCGCTTCATCCCGAACGACTTCAAGATGAAGACCGTGTACGGCGTCGGCCGCGACTGGCCGATCCAGTACGACGACCTCGAGCATTACTACCAGCGCGCCGAAGAGGAACTCGGCGTGTGGGGCCCGGGCCCCGAGGAAGACCTGTACTCGCCGCGCAAGGAGCCGTACCCGATGCCGCCGCTGCCGTTGTCGTTCAACGAGCAGACGATCAAGAGCGCGCTCAACGGCTACGACCCGAAGTTCCACGTGGTGACCGAGCCGGTCGCGCGCAACAGCCGCCCGTACGACGGCCGGCCGACCTGTTGCGGGAACAACAACTGCATGCCGATCTGCCCGATCGGCGCGATGTACAACGGTATCGTTCACGTCGAGAAGGCCGAGCTGGCCGGCGCGAAGCTGATCGACAGCGCGGTCGTCTACAAGCTCGAGACCGGGCCGGACAAGCGCATCACCGCGGCGGTCTACAAGGACAAGACGGGCGCCGACCATCGCGTCGAAGGCAAGTACTTCGTGATTGCGGCGAACGGCATCGAGACGCCGAAGATCCTGCTGATGTCCGCGAACCGCGATTTCCCGAATGGCGTCGCGAACAGCTCGGACATGGTCGGCCGCAACCTGATGGATCACCCGGGCACCGGCGTGTCGTTCTACGCGAACGAGAAGCTGTGGCCGGGCCGCGGCCCGCAGGAGATGACGTCGCTGATCGGTTTCCGCGACGGCCCGTTCCGCGCGACCGAAGCCGCGAAGAAGATCCACCTGTCGAACATGTCGCGCATCAACCAGGAAACGCAGAAGATCTTCAAGGGCGGCAAGCTGATGAAGCCCGAGGAGCTCGACGCGCAGATCCGCGACCGTTCCGCGCGCTACGTGCAGTTCGACTGCTTCCACGAAATCCTGCCGCAACCCGAGAACCGCATCGTGCCGAGCAAGACGGCCACCGACGCGATCGGCATCCCGCGCCCCGAGATCACGTATGCGATCGACGACTACGTGAAGCGCGGCGCCGTGCACACGCGCGAGGTCTACGCGACGGCCGCGAAGGTGCTGGGCGGCACCGAAGTCGTCTTCAACGACGAGTTCGCGCCGAACAACCACATCACGGGCGCGACGATCATGGGCGCGGATGCACGCGACTCGGTCGTCGACAAGGACTGCCGCACGTTCGACCATCCGAACCTGTTCATCTCGAGCAGCTCGACGATGCCGACCGTCGGTACGGTGAACGTGACGCTGACGATCGCGGCGCTTGCGCTGCGGATGTCGGACACGCTGAAGAAGGAAGTCTGA